ACTATCGGAAATTGTACCAATGTCAGCCCGCGTGACCAACTAAGGAAGGTGTGCCGAAGGCCTAGCGTAAAAACCATGTTGGGCGACCGGCGATGTGCTATTCGACGTCACTACCATCAACAATTGCCGAGTTTCCACGTCGCCAAACGCCCGGTTCCGTTTCAGTATAAGCATCGAGTTTTGCGTCCGCCCACCCCAGCGCGTCGAGAGCGTCAGTCGCCAGCGCACGGAGCGAGGCCCAAGGTGGACGATCAAGCATCGCGGAATCGAAGCAAACGCAATCGTCGTTGGTTAGGTCGTCAATTGTTGAGTCGATTTGGGCCAGCAAACTGGTGGACGATTCATCGAGCCGATCCGAGCAGGATTGGACGAAACAGAGTCGACCATGCGTAAAATCTTCGATCAGGTCACAGGTGACACAACCGGGGTGTGTAACACGAACCTGTTCCGGTTTGGGCAACGCAAGGGCAACCAATGCATCACGCAAAAGGCCAGCGATTAGCTCTTTGTCGACAGTCATTACATTTGATCTAGGTCGCACAACGGAAGGTTTTTACGACACCGCCGTTACCGAAGCGGTGGAGTTTGAATCAAAAGAAATTGTACCAATGCCAGCGCCCGTTGCCTACCAAGGAAGGTGTGCCGAAGGCCTAGCGTAAAAACCATGTTGTGCGGTACTGACAATGGGGCCGCGCGGCGAGACGATGACATCGAATGCTTGCAAAAAGCTTGAAACGCGGAGAAAGCGGAATTGCGGAGGTCGCGGAGTGATGCAAAAACACTTGCATCGGAGGCGATGTCATTTGACAATGGCGTTAGTCGCACGACGCGCACCCATCGGCGAAGCAGGACGTTCGAACGTATGGGTGCGTCTCGCGCGACCATTGCATTTGCCAGCGATCGGTTGAACCACAGAGGACACAGAGAGCACTGAGGTGAGCCACGGATGCACACCGATCAACACAGATGCAACCGATTGTCTGGGCCGCACAACGGGGTTCTGGACGACAGGGTGTCGTACATGCTTGGAAATGGGGGAGGACGGATGTTGATTTTAGCTGAAGGGGGCTCGGTCTGCAGCACTTGCGCGACCAGGCGAGGGTGCCGTGACGCGGGTTTGCGTTTGCTGCTTCCGAGGCACGAGTGCAAAAGACGGTGTTTTTCGCTCTGAATTCAGGCGGCAATCACACCTTCCCCGCTGGCAGACAAGACGAACGTCCTGCGGGGGGAGAATCCAACTCGCATCTGGGAATGGCTTAGGTCTTGATCGCCTGAGAATGTTCTGCGTCCCTGATTCGCAGGATTCGCTTGGCAACCTCTCGCTGCACCTGCGAGAAGAACTCGGGCGACTCCAATCGCTCTCGCTGAGCCGCGGGGAGGCAACACAACGTCGGTTCCCAGATGTCTTGCAGTGGAATTTGCAAGGAAACCCAATCTCGGCGTGGCATCGTCGCTCGCATTCCCGGCAACGGAAGCAATTGACCTTCTTGCCAAACGCCCAACGTCACCGCATACGCGCCGCTTGAATCGGGGTGCGGATCCACTTCGAGCCGCATCCGACCCACGGAGGGCCGAGGTTTCGGTTGCCGACCGGAAGAACCCGACGACGGCCCCGATTCATTCCCCAACCGATCCAGTGGACTGGCGACCGCCGTCGCCTTCATCTGTGCGACCTTGGTGTACAGCGAGGTGGTTTCCAGATTGGTGTGCCCAAGCAACTTTTGGATGAACCGAATGTCGGTGCCGGATTCGATCAAGTGCGTCGCAAAGCTGTGGCGAAAACTGTGCGGCGTGACCGCCTTGCCAATTCCCGACAGAATCCGAGCCTGCTTGACCGCACGTTGGATCGTCCGCGGAGAAAGATGCCGGCCAACACGCCCGTCTTCGGAAGGAAACAGGTAGCCAATTCCTTGGGTGCGCCGCCACAACTGCCGCATCAGCGGCAACAGATCGTCGGCCAACATGACATAGCGATCCTTTTTGCCTTTGCCAAGTTGAACCCGAATTTGTTGGCGATCAAAATCGAAGTCCGACCACTGCAAACGGGCGACCTCCGAGACTCGCAAACCGGTTGCATACAGCACGGTGAGGAGCAACTTGTCACGCAACGTGCGAGCGGCCTCCATCATTCGCTGGACCTCTTTCTTGGACATCACGACAGGCAATTGTTTTGACTTTCGCGGGGACACCAGTCCAACCGTGCAACGCAACAAACAGAATTTGTCCAGGCCGGTTCGCAGTGCCGACAAAGTGACGCTGACCTCCGACGCCGACGCGCCGCCATTGACCAGCAGTTCCAAGTAGGCCCGAATGTCTTCTTGGTCGATCTGGTCCAGCGGTCCCCGGTACCAGCGAAGGAAGCAGACCCAAGCGGAGCGATAGTTTTTGATGGTGTTGACGGAGTAAAATCGGATCCGCAACTCGCGGACCAGACATTTAACAACCAACGGTTTGGGCGGCTGAGTCGACAGGTCGACGACGGCATGCTCCGCTTTGAATTCCGTCTCCACGGCGTGTCGCGGGGCGTCTCGGCCGCGGGCGTCGCGCCAGGGTTGGCCATTGGTATAGAGACGGGGTGCATCGGGTGCGACAAGACGAGACATGAGCTGCTCCAGCAAATAAGGCGAAGACACGTTTCGCAAACGTTCAGCGAGCCAAGCGTGACAAACAATGCGAATTCATCTCGATCCGGCCCTGTTTTCGGAACAACGAATGGCCGGACAGTCTCCAAAGGCCAGATCTGTTGCTGAATCGACAACAGATTGCCGATCTGATGCGGCGGCCCCCACGCTGCCACTCTCGATCCCGGGATGAAACCTGCGAAAAACATGGCCGCCACAAGCGCAAACATTTCGCAGCCCAGCGTTCGCCCCGATTCCCGCACCCAATCGGGGCGAACGCCCAAACGGCTCACGGGAATCAACTCCATCTTTTTTTCTTGCTCATGTGTCAGGACACACTGGCAAGCTCTTTCCGCAGAACCGCCATCGTTTCGCGTTGGCGTTTTTCGACGAACTGGCGTGCCTCATCCGCTTTGGCTTTTGCGGCGTCCAAGTCATTTGCCATCTGCAGAACCGTCGGGACGATGCGTTTGCAATCGGTTTCCGAATCGAGATCGAACAACCAATCTCCCAAGCCGATGTCTTCCCACATGTAGCCTTTGCTGGTTTGTTCTTCGAAACGACAAACGATCGCGGGAATCCCGTGGCCGATGCACATGATCGGTGAATGCATTTCGTTGCCAAACAACCCGGCACTCTTCATGTATACGCTGACCGCTTCGCCCGTCAACCAATAGTTCGGCCGCCAGACGACTCGCGACAGAACGTCCTTCGGCAATCGGTCGATCAACATCTCTTTGCCCACCGCCATCTGCGTGCGATCTTCGGGGCAGACCAAGACCTTGCGATCCGTCTTGCGAACGATTTGCACGATCGCTTCGCGAAGTTGGGCATGGTCGTGCTCCTTCATCGCTTCGTTGCGAGCGTGTTTGATCGGATCAAATTTGACGTTGGGTTTGATGGTCCAGTACGGCGTGTATCGCAGACGCGGGATGCAGCACAGAAACTTCTGGGGCTCCAATTGGTTCTCTGCCAAGAAACGATCCGCGGCGGGTTCGTCTCGCAAGTCACACGCGAAGGCACCGTCGGGACCAAACTCCATCACGGGGGCGGACGCACCGAGACTCCTTGCCAGTTCCAATGACTTGCTGTCTCGGAAGAAGACGAACCTCGCGTGATTGAGCACATCGACTGAACGATCCATCGCATCTCCGTTTCGCGCCGACGTTGCCGACGACTTCTTCAGCGGGAACGTGATCCCATAGATGCCGTACGGCTTTCCCGTTTCCTCTCGCCACTTGACCAAATCGCGTTCGGCAACAATGGATGCACCTGATCCGTGCAGTAGAAAATCGCATTCGCGGAAGGCTTGCTTCAATGCCTCGGATCGTGGCTTTGCAATTTTCAGTTTGGGAAATTCCTTTCGCAGCAACTCTTCCACGCCGTGATCGACGTTGGACGGCCAGAGCGTGACTTCCACGTCGGGCAGGTGGTCGCGAAGAATGCTGAGCACGCCGGGTGTGTGAGCGATGTCACCGATGTTGACGGTCTGCCATGAGGAACGCAGTAAGACTCGTTTCGGAGGTTTGCCGTCGTCGGCCGTTGCCAACGCTTGCCACACTGGATTGCTAGCAGCCAACGCTCCCGTGGCCACTCCCATTTTTGCGGAGCGACTCAGGAAGGATCGACGGGCAAGTGTTGGTTCGTGCTTTTCAGACGCGGATCGGGACATCGAAAGAGGCATGGGAACTCGCGAAAATGGGTGGGGCGGCAAGCAAACTTTCATTCACGCCGGTCTGGTGGGTGGGAGAGGGGGTCACATCGTACTTCAGCTCAACCGAGCATTTGGGCTGCACACCGGAGTCGCGAAAGACAAATCAAAAAAAAATCCGGGCGAATTCTGTCATGATTTGATTTGAGCGGATAAGGAACTCATGCAAGCCAATTCTCAGGAGTTTTGAGTGGACGATTCAACACGCCATGCGACCCGATTGTGGACCTCGGCTCAGCCGGTGGTGGCCGCTTTCGTTGCGTCGGTGGTTCGAGATCGCCGTGATCGCGAAGATGTGCTGCAAGAGACAGCGCTCGCGGTTCTGAACTCGTTTGATTCCTACGATTCGTCACAAGCGTTCCAAGGCTGGGCGATTGGGATCGCGAGAAACCAAATCGGTTTGTACCTGCGTCGTCGTCGACGTGATCGCTTGGTATTCAGCGAAGAAACAATTGCGAATTTGCAAACCGTCTTCGACGAATCCTCTCCGCCCGATGAGCTGGATCACTTGCCGACTTGCATTGATCAATTGGCAGGTCGAGCCCGGAAAATCTGCGACTTGAGATATCAAAAGGGTTTGAAGCCCGCGGCGATCAGCGAGCAAATCGGCATGACGGCCAACTCCGTCGCGAAAGCACTGCAACGAATTCGCGAACAATTGCGTGAGTGCATCGAAGACAAGTTCGTTTCGGAAGGAGCGAATGGATGAGCACCCATGTCCAACTTCTTATCGATGGTTATCTCGATGAAACCCTGACTCCGGATCAAGTGTCCGAATTGGAATCATGGATCAACTCGAGTCCGGATCACGCGAAACAGTTCGCTGATGCGGTTCACTTTGACGAACGCATGACCGCGGAATTGAGCTGGCAACAGTTCACTGAATCGGAACCTTCCGAAACAAAACACGTGGCCACGCCATCGGCAGTTGCCTCCCCAGTCCAATCAAGCGGATATCGGCGAATATGGGTCATCGCTGCCGTCGCCGCATCGATTTTGTTGATCGTTGGTTTGGCGATCCAGTTCGCTCCCGATCATCCTGACAATTCTAAGACCGCACAAAACGCGACCGAGCAGGCAGTTCCGGACAACGAAACCGATCCAACGTTTGTGACCTTGGTTCAATCCATCGACGCGGCTTGGGAAGACAATCGCTCGTGGCAATCCGGCGACCGGATGGAGGCTCAAACGATCGCTCTTCAATCGGGCATCGTTCACTTGCAATTTGACAGCGGGGTGGAGGTCACTTTGGAAGGACCTGCGTCGTATGAATTGCAATCAATCGATCAAACCAAGTTGGCGTTTGGGCTGTTGTCCGCGACCGTCCCGCCGGGTGCCGAAGGCTTTCGCGTCGACACACCCTCCGCTCAAGTGATCGACTTGGGCACGGCTTTCGGTATCGAACTTGATCGCGACGGACTTTCCAAGGTGTCGGTCTTCGACGGTGAGGTCGAGGTAGTCTCAGACAACCATCGTCAGAAGCGACTGCTGACCGAAGGCGAGAGCGTCGAACTCTCCTCCGATGGCAGCATGAGCGACATCGCTTTCGATACCGGTCGATTCGAAAAGCTGTGGCCGTATGGGTCGGGGATCGTCAAGTCGACCGGTGCCTTCCGCTTCGCACCTCAATGGCCGCGAATGGCCAACCGAATCCAAAGTGATCGTCGTATCTTCGTTCTGCCGGAAGGCTATGCGAATCGATTGCAATCACCATGCTCGGTCGACATCACAGACCCCGGAAACTACACGACGGAAGAGCAATTGCTGAACTCGGTGATTCCGACGGACCAACGCGTTCGTTCGTTCTTGCTGATGTTCAATCCCACCGTAACGCCCGACCCCGATTGGAATCGTCGACGGCTCAACATTCGAGACTTGGAATTGGTCGAAGGCAGCATCACGTTTCAACACCCCATTCTGGGCGTGATTGTTCGAGACAAAACCTTGTTCAAAACAGATGGGCGGTTTTCGCTTCGAACCGCCGTCAACGTACCCTTCGGCCAGGGGCTGGAACTCGATGCGACTCGCACCGGCGACATCATCACGCTCAGCGAAGATCGCCGAACGATCGACCTCAGCCTCATGACCTTTGGACGACGCGGAGATCACGTCCGTGTAATCGTGGATGCTTCTATCCGACCACGCTTTCCACGTCGACCTTCGGAAACGTTTCGCAACAACCTTCGAAACCCAATTGATAGCGTCAGGGCGCGAGCCCTCCGGTAGCGACCTGGTCTGCCAACGCACTGCACCAAAACGATCGCATTCACCAAACCATTCCCTCGTCGATCTTCCCCGTCCTCTCCCTAGGAGCCAATCATGAAGAACCAAAACGAAGTGCAAACCCAACCTATCGCAGGTGCCCCTCCACGACGACGATTCCTGATGAAACTGTTGGCCGGCGGAGCAGCCTTGCCACTGATCTCATCGGTTGCGTTCGCTCAAAAACCAAACCGAATGGCGAAGGACGCTGACGGCAACCCTCAAGCCAGGCGTCGGGGAGCAGCGGGCATGCAAATGGATCCATCCAAGATTGCCGCGAAGCTGATCAAAGACCATGACAAAGACGGCGACGGTGCACTCAACGCAAAGGAGTTGGTCGCGGCGCTGACCGCACTTCGCGAAGGGCGAGGGCAGGGCATGAGAGGACGACAAGGGCAAGGACGTGAAGGAATGCGACCAGGTGCCGGCGGTCAACGTGGATTGCGAAACGAAGAGAAAGGTGTTCAGCCCAAACGCCCCGGTGAATGATCGTGACATTCGTTGCAAAGCTGGTCGGCAAAATGTGTGGGACTGACTGATCAGCCGTATGGGCATTCGCCCCGGTTGCATGAACGGACCGTGGCGATCACCAGGACGAATCGCACGTGAAGTGCCTTTTGCTGACCAATTTTTCAAAATGACAGGTTGGAAGCCTATCCCACACTTGATGCTGACTCTTATCTCTTCTCTGCCAGACTTCATGATTGCACGTGACGCCATGAAAAACTTCGCCTTTTCCATGTTGGCTCTTTCGCTGGGTTTGCTCGGCGCGTCCGAGACGCCGGCGCAAGAGTCATCGAAGATCACGCCGGAGCAACTCGAGTTCTTTGAAAATCGAATTCGTCCGGTGCTGGTTCGAGAATGCTATGAGTGCCACTCGGCCGAGTCTGGCAAGACGCGCGGCGGGCTGCGTCTGGACACGCGAGATGGATTGCTTCTGGGTGGTGAATCGGGCCCATCGGTTGTCCCTGGGCATCCAGAAGACAGCCCGTTTTGGGACGCCGTCACCTACAGCGGTTGGGAGATGCCGCCGCGTGGCCAATTGCCCGACGAGGTCCTCGCCGATTTCAAGCGTTGGATCGAAATGGATCTGCCAGACCCGCGCGTTCGCGAATCGATCACGGTGGAAAGCAAGATCGACATTGAAGCAGGACGGGAACACTGGGCCTTTCACAAACCGACTATTCAGGATCTTCCCGAGGTCAAGAATGCTGATTGGGCGAAGTCCAACATCGATGTGCATGTGCTGGCGAAACTGGAAGACAACGGCTTGGAACCTGCGGCCGATGCGGATGCCGCGACACTGTTGCGTCGCCTATCGTTTGACTTGATTGGCTTGCCACCGACGCCAGACGAAGTCCAATCGTTCTTGCGTGCAACGGCCAAGGATCGAGACGCTGCGATCGAGTCGAAAGTTGATGAACTGCTCGACAGCCCGCGATTTGGCGAACGTTGGGGGCGACACTGGATGGACGTGGCTCGCTACGCCGAATCCTGTGGCAACAGCACCAACAACACGTATCCACACGCGTGGCGTTACCGCGACTATGTGATCGATTCTTTCAACGATGACACGCCGTATGACCGCTTCATCGCGGAACAGATTGCGGGTGATTTGTTGCCGGTCAAAACGGATGAACAGTGGCAAGAGAACTTGATCGCGACCGGTTTCTTGGCGATCGGAACAAAGAACCTGGTCGAGCGGAATCCTCGTCAAGTCCAAGCGGACATCATCGACGAACAAATCGACACGGTGTCCAAAGCTTTTTTGGGTTTGACGGTCGCCTGCGCCCGTTGCCACGACCACAAACTGGATCCCATTCCGACGACCGACTACTACGCCATGGCCGGCATTTTCCAAAGCACGAACACGTATTACGGAACCGCCGAAGGAATCACCAATCGCAATTCATCGGATTTGTTGTCACTTCCGATTGCGGATGAAGTCCCCGCAGGAAGGCAGTATTCGACCGACGAAATCGATGAGTTTCAAGAACGCATGAACGATCTGCGATCGCAGATGATGGAAGCCACTCGCGATCGAGACAACCCATCGCAGCAACAGACAGTGATTCGTCTCCGAGCCCAGATCGCGTTGATCCAAGGTGTCCTTTCGGAAGTCGATGACGATGGAACGCCTCGTTCTCTGGCGATGGGCGTCCAGGAAGCGGACGCATTTGAGGACGCGGTCGTCTACGTCCGTGGCGATGTGGAAACCCCGGCGCAACGCGTGCCTCGCGGTTTCGTTCAAGTCCTGCCGCACAGTGCCGACGTTTCCATCCCATCGGATTCCAGCGGCCGTTTGGAACTCGCTCAGTGGCTAACTTCGCCGGACAATCCACTGACGGCTCGAGTCATGGTGAATCGCATTTGGCTGCATTTGTTCGGCGAAGGCATCGTGGCGACGCCCAACAACTGGGGACTGACCGGACAAGCCCCTTCGCATCCTGAATTGCTCGATCATTTGGCAATTCAGTTCGCAAAAGACTGGTCCGTCAAATCACTGATTCGCGAAATTGTGTTGTCGCGTGCTTATCAGATGAGCTCCGGAATGAACGACGCCAACTATGAAGTTGATCCCGACAATCGATTGCTCTGGAGAGCCAGTCCGCGACAATTGGATGCGGAATCGATGCGTGACGCGATTCTGGCGGTTGGCGGCGAATTGAATCTCGAACGCCCCATCGGTTCGCCCATCGCTCGCTATGGCAACAATCGAATCGGCCGCACGCTCGACGCGTCGCTCTTGGACGGGCTGAACGATCGGCGATCGGTTTACCTGCCCATCGTTCGCGACGCAGTGCCTCGCTCCTTGGCGTTGTTTGATTTCGCCGACCCGAGTCTCAGCAACGCGAAACGCGACGTGTCGAATGTCCCAACCCAAGCGTTGTATTTGATGAACGATGAGTTCGTCTTGCAAAGTGCGGAGGGACTGAGTCGTCGACTGCTGAAGGAACACAACAACATTCGAGACGGTATCTCGGCAGCTTTCTTAGCGACGTACGGGCGTCCTGCGACCGACGCGGAAATCCGAAGTTGTGTGAACTTCTTTCAGGATTTCATGGGACCGGCTCGCAGCAAATCCAATCGGTTTGTGCAAACACAACAACTGGCGATGACCGCGTTCTGCCAAGCGTTGGTCGCTTCGGCTGAGTTTCGATGTTTGAACTGAAACCTTGTGGCATAGGCTTCCAGCCTGTGGAACCTCACTCACAGGCTGGAAGCCTATGCCACATCACTCCTCCACTTCGCTTTCTCATTAGGTTCCACCATGTCCGATCCAAACAACCTATCGCGTCGCGGCGCACTCAAAGCCGTCAGCAGTGGATTTGGCTACCTCGCGTTTGCAGCACTGGCAACGGAACAAGCGAGAGCCAACAATCCGCTGGACGTCAAAGCTCCTCACTTCGAACCGAAAGCGAAGCGGGTCATCTTTCTATCGATGCGTGGAGCACCGTCGCACGTTGACACGTTTGATCACAAACCGCAACTGACACGCGACACTGGAAAAGTCGGCAAGTATGGCGGGACCGGACGTCTGCTGGGATCACCGTGGGAATTCCGTCAACGCGGTGAGAGCGGTTTGTGGATCTCGGATTTGTTCCCGGAACTATCCAAGCAAGCCGATGAGCTGTGCTTGTTGCGAGGAATGCATTGCGACCAACCCAATCATCCGCAAGCCACCACGCAGACTCACACGGGGAACTTCCAATTCCCGCGTCCTTCGATGGGGGCTTGGACGCTGTACGGTCTCGGAACCGAAAACGAAAACTTGCCTGGCTTCATCGTCTTGAATCCATCACCCGGCGATAGTGGCAACTACGCCAGCTCGTTTCTGCCAGCGATCTATCAAGGAACCAAAATGAAGGCCGGCGGCAGAGGCCGTGGCGGTTTTGCTCAAAACATGATGCGACCAAACGGCGGCAATCGGCCCGGTCGAAATCGAATGGGCCAGAATCAACAAGGCCGACCACGGCGAGGAATGCAGTCGGGAATGAACAGTGACCTCCGCCGTCGCTACGCCGAATCTCGGATGGGAATGTCCGGAGGCATGGGAGCGTCCATGCAACAGCGTCCATTTGGTCGCCCAGTTCGAGATCAATTTGCGCAACGCGATGACAGTGCGATTCCCAACTTGACGAACCGAATGCTCGATCCAGAACTGCAGCGTATTCAGTTGGACCTGATCCAAGATTTGAATCAAAACAAACTCGATCGCGACGGCCATCAACCGCAAGTCGAAGGCATGATTGAGTCGTTTGAGTTGGCTTATCGCATGCAGTCAGAAATGCCAGAGGCGGTCGACCTGTCCGATGAATCGCAAGACACGTTGGAGCTCTATGGCATCAACGGTTCTGGGACCGATGACTTCGGTCGTCAATGCTTGATGGCACGCCGATTGGCCGAACGTGGTGTCCGGTTCATTGAATGCGTCAGCCCCGGATGGGATCACCACCGCAACCTCCGCGACGAAATGGATGATCACTGTTCGCAAATTGATCAACCGATCGCAGGATTGCTACAGGATCTCAAGCAACGAGGTTTGCTGGACGAAACGCTCGTTATTTGGGCCGGAGAATTTGGCCGCACACCGCACGCTCAAAACGGCGATGGCCGCGACCACAACAACAAGGGCTACACGACCTGGATGGCCGGCGGCGGTGTCCGTGGAGGCTTCAACTATGGAGCCACCGACGAACACGGTTACGAAGCGGTCGAAGGCAAATGTCACATCCACGATTGGCACGCCACGATCTTGCACCTATTGGGCTTGGATCATGAAAAGCTGACGTACCGATACGCTGGACGCGACTTCCGTTTGACGGATGTTTACGGAAGTGTGATCCGTGATATCGTTGGCTAGTTGTTCATTCAGGCGGATCGTTGGAAACCCAACATCCGCCCTTGGACCGGCGAACGGAAGATGTCGTTCATGACCGAGTCGACGTAGCCCGCTTTCAAGTGGTCCGGCAACACAGGTCCAATGAACGGCTTTGTTTCAGGTGGTTGAAACAGGTCCGTTGAACGAGCGGGGAATGGCCCCGCATGGTCAGTAGGATCCGGTCCAACAACAGGCTCTGATTCCAATTCAATCGTGCCTTCGTTCAGGCGGACCTGTTGAAGATCAAGCTTCGTCGGGGTCAGACAGGCCTCGTGACGCGATTGATCCAACTGGATATCGAGTAGACTTCCATCGCTGCCGAGAATGGGTTGGGTCGAAAACACATACGCGACCACGGTGCCGGTGCTATCGTCCACGTTGGCGATGATGGACGCTCGGTCGTTCCAGATTGCTCCGGCACGAATGTCTTCTTTTTCGATTCGAACGAGCTTGGGATCATACTCAAATCGGATCTCGGCAGCTCTTAGGTTGTGAGCGTCCTCCACCCGGATCGATGCAACTGACTCCTGTGCCACAGCGGGCCCAGAGATAGCCGGTCCGATGGCGTCCAGTGAAACACTTGCCATCAAGTGCCGACCTTCCAATCGCTCGGTCGTCAACACGCGACATGTTTTGGCCATCCTGGCTCCCATGTATGTTTCCGAATGGAATCTTCTGTTCATCACGAGTGCAATGAACGCCCAGTAGATTCATTTGAAAGCCAAACTTTCAGACGACCTCAGGGACTTCTATGCAAAGAAGTAGTCCAATCTGAACATTTGTGTCAACGTCACTCACCGAGCGTTCAGCAAGAATCGGCGTTGGACAACATGAGTTTCATTGGCTGTGATCAACGTGACTCTTGGTGATTCTTCGAAGTTCAACACCACGACCGAATCGGAGTTCGTCATCAAAGCTGTTTCATGACGCAACGTAAAAAGGTTGCGTGCATCCAGCGGCATTCAATCCGTTGGCTCAAAACAGATTGCTTGCAAAGACTTCGTCGACCGCTTCGTTGTCGTCGGAGTCATCGTCGTTTGATCCAACGGGGGTGCCCATATCGGCCGTCTGTGCGGTCGCCACGTTTGCCGCGACCGTTGCTACCGATCCCAGCTCAGCTTCATCGATGAGAGGTTCCCCGCTAGCGGTCGAATCCGAACCGGCGGTGGAGGTGGATTCCGTGCTGCTGGTGGATGCCGCCACGACGCTGGAAGCAGCGACGGTCGAGCTGGATGTTGCATTGGCAAACGTGTTGATATCAGTGATGGCGTCTGTCCAACGATCGGAGCCGACAGGCAACACGGACGTCGTGTGCAAGCGATTGAAAATGTACTGGGGAAGCAAACCCAGTTCGCGGAAGTTTTGATCCTCGAGCGCCGTTCCTTCGACCAACGTCACCGTCAACTCGTTGACACCACTGTCCAAGTAAGCGACCGGTTGAGACTGAACAATTTCATACTCGCCGGGAGCCAAATCGGTGAATTCATAACTGCCGTCGGAATCAGTGGTTGTCTGCAATTCCGTGCCGGTGGAAGTGTTCGTCAGGGTGATCGTGACGCCAGGAATTGCTTCTCCGGTTCCCACAACGTTGTCATTGTTCGCGTCCGCGTATACAAATCCAGAGATCGAGTCATCGCCGGTTGCGGCCGCGGTGATCGTGATCAATCCATCGGTCGAATCGGTCCCTGAAACCGGTGCTGGATCGACCGAGATTTGGCCTTCGTTCAAGGTGACTTGGGTCAAGTCAAGCACGGTGGTGCTGTCCACGACCGCATCGCTGACCACTGAGAATGGAAGTTCGACGAGACTGCCGGACACATCCGTCAATGCACTGGAGGCTGAAACGAAGATGACCACTGTTCCTGCCGCATCATCAACATTTGCAGTGACTTGTGTGTCACTGCCGGTCCCCCAAACACTACCGAAGTCGATGTCGTCT
The DNA window shown above is from Rhodopirellula bahusiensis and carries:
- the xerA gene encoding site-specific tyrosine recombinase/integron integrase; this encodes MSRLVAPDAPRLYTNGQPWRDARGRDAPRHAVETEFKAEHAVVDLSTQPPKPLVVKCLVRELRIRFYSVNTIKNYRSAWVCFLRWYRGPLDQIDQEDIRAYLELLVNGGASASEVSVTLSALRTGLDKFCLLRCTVGLVSPRKSKQLPVVMSKKEVQRMMEAARTLRDKLLLTVLYATGLRVSEVARLQWSDFDFDRQQIRVQLGKGKKDRYVMLADDLLPLMRQLWRRTQGIGYLFPSEDGRVGRHLSPRTIQRAVKQARILSGIGKAVTPHSFRHSFATHLIESGTDIRFIQKLLGHTNLETTSLYTKVAQMKATAVASPLDRLGNESGPSSGSSGRQPKPRPSVGRMRLEVDPHPDSSGAYAVTLGVWQEGQLLPLPGMRATMPRRDWVSLQIPLQDIWEPTLCCLPAAQRERLESPEFFSQVQREVAKRILRIRDAEHSQAIKT
- a CDS encoding polysaccharide pyruvyl transferase family protein; this encodes MSRSASEKHEPTLARRSFLSRSAKMGVATGALAASNPVWQALATADDGKPPKRVLLRSSWQTVNIGDIAHTPGVLSILRDHLPDVEVTLWPSNVDHGVEELLRKEFPKLKIAKPRSEALKQAFRECDFLLHGSGASIVAERDLVKWREETGKPYGIYGITFPLKKSSATSARNGDAMDRSVDVLNHARFVFFRDSKSLELARSLGASAPVMEFGPDGAFACDLRDEPAADRFLAENQLEPQKFLCCIPRLRYTPYWTIKPNVKFDPIKHARNEAMKEHDHAQLREAIVQIVRKTDRKVLVCPEDRTQMAVGKEMLIDRLPKDVLSRVVWRPNYWLTGEAVSVYMKSAGLFGNEMHSPIMCIGHGIPAIVCRFEEQTSKGYMWEDIGLGDWLFDLDSETDCKRIVPTVLQMANDLDAAKAKADEARQFVEKRQRETMAVLRKELASVS
- a CDS encoding sigma-70 family RNA polymerase sigma factor, which translates into the protein MDDSTRHATRLWTSAQPVVAAFVASVVRDRRDREDVLQETALAVLNSFDSYDSSQAFQGWAIGIARNQIGLYLRRRRRDRLVFSEETIANLQTVFDESSPPDELDHLPTCIDQLAGRARKICDLRYQKGLKPAAISEQIGMTANSVAKALQRIREQLRECIEDKFVSEGANG
- a CDS encoding FecR domain-containing protein — protein: MSTHVQLLIDGYLDETLTPDQVSELESWINSSPDHAKQFADAVHFDERMTAELSWQQFTESEPSETKHVATPSAVASPVQSSGYRRIWVIAAVAASILLIVGLAIQFAPDHPDNSKTAQNATEQAVPDNETDPTFVTLVQSIDAAWEDNRSWQSGDRMEAQTIALQSGIVHLQFDSGVEVTLEGPASYELQSIDQTKLAFGLLSATVPPGAEGFRVDTPSAQVIDLGTAFGIELDRDGLSKVSVFDGEVEVVSDNHRQKRLLTEGESVELSSDGSMSDIAFDTGRFEKLWPYGSGIVKSTGAFRFAPQWPRMANRIQSDRRIFVLPEGYANRLQSPCSVDITDPGNYTTEEQLLNSVIPTDQRVRSFLLMFNPTVTPDPDWNRRRLNIRDLELVEGSITFQHPILGVIVRDKTLFKTDGRFSLRTAVNVPFGQGLELDATRTGDIITLSEDRRTIDLSLMTFGRRGDHVRVIVDASIRPRFPRRPSETFRNNLRNPIDSVRARALR
- a CDS encoding EF-hand domain-containing protein, encoding MKNQNEVQTQPIAGAPPRRRFLMKLLAGGAALPLISSVAFAQKPNRMAKDADGNPQARRRGAAGMQMDPSKIAAKLIKDHDKDGDGALNAKELVAALTALREGRGQGMRGRQGQGREGMRPGAGGQRGLRNEEKGVQPKRPGE